DNA sequence from the Carassius carassius unplaced genomic scaffold, fCarCar2.1 SCAFFOLD_136, whole genome shotgun sequence genome:
ggatccctgccaattgttattattattatttgcttaaccactttaaaatggctttttggcggCTTTTAGTCAGAacccgtaaagaaaatatatggttggttgatataccagaagggaggctagcctcctccatgatgttacttttctcagcactcctcagcgctgaaagtgaacactcgatgctgattggttcccctggcctcccccttctctttcacttggCGGTTgaaattacatcagcagattcgccacattcgcgatagaaaagcggagcttttcATGTAATgctattacaactgtgaaattacaaacaaaattatatacattctgagacatgaactgaaatgaatagtgaattttattaacattaaatcttcctcattttcacctcaaaattggGGGGAAACTGTGCTTCCCCTTGCCTATTTATTAATGACTCAACATCATCTATATAAAAGAGAcaataatcacgtcatccgatgtttaatgtgatAAAGTAAGCTAGATTTATGGAGTTCCACAAATACTGAAACACGATGTTTTCTCGCAccgaactgtgtgtgtgtgtgtgtgtgtgtgtgtcggtgctGGTGAGGTAAAAgaggagcaggcagtggaccaaagcactgtgaggcaaagcagggggaactcgagatgttttaaactttttttgttgttgctcagtttgcatttgtattgttttactacttacacaattagtttaactatttatcattatattatttacaatacacatatttcgaatatattttagggggggacaaccctcagatagtgGGGGGTCCGGACCACCCGActcccccgcgatttccgcctatgtgTCGAAGTGCTCCGATCGCGTATCGTttcatttgaatcatttgaacatcggagcgggttcgcgaatcatttggtTTAGATCGGAACTTCGGAGAGTGAATCGCgagtcatttgattcagatcggactGTATGGATCGGACACGTATAGTGAAtctttttctgattttattattgttattattaaacagTACAGCATCAAACCATTAAGGCAGTCATTTTAAGTTAGTTTATATATTCCTAACAAACGTTGATTTGTTTACTGAACCCATGGGTTAAACATGGGTTATTCTTATCGATTTCAGCGGTGATTGGTGGAACAGAAGACATAGTAAGATAATATATCTGCATGTAGCATGAGTAGATACACGTAGGACTATAGAATACACTTAAAAATAAGAATGGAAATAAGTGAGTCACTGAGTCATATTCAATCGATTCTTTCAAAACGCTGCTGTGTTCTGCTGCAGAGAGACTCAACATGGGTTTGTTTGGAACTATTATCTTTagtgaaatagagcaaaaaataacattttgtctgTACAGTTTAACATAATCACTTATTTTTCGTTTATTGAATTACAAACACAAAGAAAACTCTGCCACATACCAAAGTTATAACCAAACCGTTCATTTAATCTGTTCATAAATCATAATTCTTCACtgatttttatgttatattagaGTTTGATtttggttttatatttttatctctccataaatcagaaaatactgtcaacagacagaacacaaacacattttctccATGTTTATAGGAGTGAAATGTTGTATggatcagtgtgaatgaaatatgaacaaaccttcagaatatagagaggaatacaACTGTAACATTTGGTGCTTGTAAGAGAAAAAAACTCTTGTACAAACACAATCTGTCCACAGACCATGTACTTGAAACATTAATcattagttattatttatttatttgagcatCAAAATAACCTAAATGTGGACATTTTCTACTGAGAATCTGTTTTATTGCTGGGAAACACATAGAGGAGAAATGAAGTAAGCggtgaaaaacaacaacagctcaGAGTCAGatgttaaatcacatttatagACATCACACAGACAAGTGTTTAATACTGAGAAAGAGTTCCCACTCACAAAAACTCTGAACAGAAGATCTGTCAGGTCAAACACGGTGAACAAAACTGACCGAACAATCAGCcaggggtcacacacacacacacacacacacacacacacacacacacacacacacacacgcacgcacgcacgcgcacgcacacacgcacgcacacgcacacacgcacacacacacacacacacacacacacacacactcattctctctctctctcacacacacacacacacacacacacacacacacattctctctctctctctctctctctctctctcacacacacacacacacacactcattctctctctctctctcacacacacacacacacacacacacacactcattctctctctctctctctctcacacacacacacacacacacactcattctctctctctctctctctcacacacacacacacacacactcattctctttctctctctctctctctctctctctctctctcacacacacacacacacacacactcattctctttctctctctctctctctctctctctctcacacacacacacacacacacaccatctgctGAGAAAACCTCAGGGTCTTAAAAAAGTGACTCGTGTCAAGTTGTGTGTTCTGCATATAGAGCCAAACGCTGAGTTTAGCTGCTGCAGTCGGTCGTGTGtcacatctgacagaaataatcATCCAGCAGCTGCTAAAACAACCCAGACTCCAACAGAAGAGGATCTGTGATGCTACAGGCGCAGGTCTGAGATCAGCTGCTCACCTGCACACAGAGAAAACACATCAGACTACAGACGAGGGAAGAGTTCAGCTCTAAAAGCCTCTAACAGCTATATGAAATGTATCTCTAAAACATGTGGTGAACCTGAGAGCGTCAGCATCCCAGTCCACTGATGACCCCGATCCGGTCCACCTTCATCCCAAAGCAGCCGCGCGCCACGCCCTTCCTGCTCCGCCCCTGCAGCTTCCTGTGACGGCCCAGCAGCTCCAGGAACACGCGTGATGGGGGCGGAGCCTCGTCTGCTGACCCCTCGCTGACCTCTGGATGAGCCAATAGCAGAGAGCTGATCTTCAGCCCGAACAGATCCTGCAGGACCtgattgaaacacacacacacacccttcatAAGAGATACTGAGTTAAGCAGGAGTTTCTATTTGGTCTCTTAAACTGCTAGAAGAGTTATTGAATAAGATTTTTCACTTGCAAGATGTgcacatatagtccacaagagaaaaaaatgaccctgttcaaaagtttacatcccctTGACTCTTAACACTGTTGTTAgctgaatgatccacagctgtgtgttttttgttaggtgatagttgttcatgagtcccttgtttgttctgatcagggtaaatgtaacttattttgtcttctgggaaacatgtaaCTATCTTCTGTAGCGTCTGAAGGGcagagataaataaaaaaaatatgatatttaggcaaaataggaaaaatgtacacatctccattcttttcaaaagttttcacaGTTTTAAGAATCAAGggtgtgtaaacttttgaacagggtcattttgtataaattcagcttttattttctcttgtgaactatatgtaaacatcttttatgtgaaatatcttaataataacaataacatgcattttgtatgaccCCTCTCATTTTGTCTGGAAGGGGATGTAAAATTTTAACCTCAActatatttattcagcttttagatgatCTATAAATCTTAATACTTTATAAGCCATGAAGCAAACatgtattaacattattaatcTGAATGTATAAACATTATTAATCTGAAAAGAAAATGGTAATATTGAATTCtgcaatttttaaatataaaattttactaTTTGAGTtgctttaatattttcatttaactttgacttattttagtacatcattaaactaaacaaaaatgaaaagttaacaTTTGCTTTTTTAGGTACTGAACAATGTGTGTAGTTGAATTAAACTGTAATAAACCCGGACCACATTATGTCTCCATAAATTAAGAGTAAGAAAATAGTaattatgccttttttttttttacgtgaagTATGTAATTTGTGCAGCTCAGGCATGATGACTGTTTTCAGACATGTTTCCCAAATGCTTGTCAGCCATTGGTCAGCAAGTTCTGAtagtcccgccccaaactcaTGTGATTGGCCAAATCAGAAGTTGACTCAGAGAACAAATCCTCACCTGAGCATCTGGTCGCCGTGGTGACGGCCGTCCCTCTACCTGTGTTGCCACAGTGATGATGAGGAGCAGGAGGAGAGTGTGATGAAGAGGTGAGCTGAAGTTCAGAGAAGATGAAGAAACCATCCTTGTTTCTAATGAGAGCCGATCAgaaaatgaatatcagtccagtGCCTGGATCACGTTACTGTCACGGTTCTGTCCTGTACACTTCAGGACGGGTCTGTGGCGAAGCAGGTGCTGCGCCGGCCCTTTAAGGAGCATCACAGTGATGTCACACATAGCGAGATGTTGCCGTGAGTGACGCCCCGCCCCTCAGACGTCACTCAGCATCACGGCCTGCAGACTGAAGACGGTCCTCATTCCTCACAGACTCCTTCATTTATAGTTCATCATTCTTCACAGTCACAGACTggcgtgacctctgacccctctgGTTCCGCCCCCTATAAAAGTTCCCCCTGGAAACGGGGGGCGCTCAGGAACAATTTCCTCCTGCGAGACTCAGATGCAATAGTTCCTCGTCAGATGAGAGTTTCCCTGGAAATGAGCGCAGGTCACAGGCCCTTCAACCTCCAGCGGCCCGCAGACACACATGATTTGTGCTGATCTGagcaaaaatgcagtaaaaactgaaatgaaatattattctgatttaaagcagctgttttctatttgaatatctgttaaattgtaagttatttctgtgaatgttgaaaacagttgtgctgctcgatatttttgttacattatcatttaaaggTTTGGGGAATGtaagaaatttacatttttattcagtaaagatgcaCTGAATTACtcaaaagtgccagtaaagacatttataatgtttaaaaaaagatttctatttcaaataaatgctgttcttctaaactttctattcatctgtaaatcctgaaaaataaaatgtatcacagtttccacaaaaataatgtgcagcacaactgtgaacagaaatgtttcttgagcagtaaatgatcatattttcatgatttctgaagatcatgtgacactgaagactggaggaatgatgctgaaaatacagcggagcatcacagaaataaattacactttaacacagattcacacagaaaacagatgttttacattagaataatatttcactgtttttacttaTCAAATAAATTATCATTCTTTGTGATCAGAAGAGACTCAAAAACATTAACTTTTTTCTGCCAGTTTATTAagatacataaacataaacataaaccacTGGTCTAAAATACTGTATTAGCACCTGCAATGTGTCACGCagtacacacccacacacactttccagatattcacacagaaaacagctcgtttaagttataataatatttaattgttcttactgtacttttaatcaaataaataggcagccctggtgaacagaagagactaatttcagaaaaaaaaactaaattaattgaaacttttactgtatttttcaattGTCAAACAGTTTCTATGAGAAAGCAGaatgatgatagaggagtggaggagtgatgatagaggagtggagaagtgatgatagaggagtgatgatagaggagtgatgatagaggagtggagaagtgatgatagaggagtgatgattgaggagtgatgatagaggagtaatgatagaggagtgatgatagaggagtggagaagtgatgatggaggagtgatgatggaggagtgatgatagaggagtaatgatagaggagtggagaagtgatgatggaggagtgatgatggaggagtgatgatagaggagtggaggagtgatgatggaggagtgatgatagaggagtgatgatagaggagtaatgatagaggagtggagaagtgatgatggaggagtgatgatggaggagtgatgatagaggagtgatgattgaggagtaatgatagaggagtgatgatggaggagtgatgatagaggagtggagaagtgatgatagaggagtgatgatagaggagtgatgatagaggagtgatgattgaggagtaatgatagaggagtggagaagtgatgatagaggagtgatgatagaggagtgatgatagaggagtgatgattgaggagtaatgatagaggagtggagaagtgatgatagaggagtgatgatagaggagtgatgatagaggagtgatgatagaggagtggagaagtgatgatagaggagtgatgatagaggagtggagaagtgatgatagaggagtgatgatagaggaggaatgatggaggagtgatgatagaggagtggagaagtgatgatagaggagtgatgatagaggagtggagaagtgatgatagaggagtgatgatagaggaggaatgatggaggagtgatgatagaggagtgatgatagaggagtggagaagtgatgatagaggagtgatgatagaggaggaatgatggaggagtgatgatagaggagtgatgatagaggagtggagaagtgatgatagaggagtgatgatagaggagtggagaagtgatgatagaggagtggaggagtgatgatagaggagtgatgatagaggagtgatgatagaggagtggagaaatgatgatggaggagtgatgatagaggagtggagaagtgatgatagaggagtgatgatagaggagtgatgatggagaagtgatgatagaggagtgatgatagaggagtgatgatggagaagtgatgatagaggagtggagaagtgatgatggaggagtgatgatagaggagtggagaagtgatgatagaggagtgatgatagaggagtgatgatggaggagtgatgatggaggagtgatgatagagtagtgatgatggaggagtaatgatagaggagtgatgatggaggagtaatgatagaggagtgataatggaggagtggagaagtgatgatggagaagtgatgatagaggagtggataagtgatgatggaggagtaatgATAGTGGAGTCGAGAaatgatgatggaggagtgatgatagaggagtgatgatggaggagtgatgatggagaagtgatgatagaggagtgatgatggaggagtgatgatagaggagtgatgatggaggagtaatgatagaggagtgatgatggaggagtaatgatagaggagtggagaagtgatgatggaggagtgatgatggaggagtgatgatagaggagtgatgatagaggagtgatgatggaggagtaatgatagaggagtgattatggaggagtaatgatagaggagtggagaagtgatgatggagaagtgatgatagaggagtgatgatagaggagtgatgatagaggagtggagaagtgatgatggagaagtgatgatggaggagtgatgatagaggagtgatgatagaggagtgatgatggagaagtgatgatggaggagtaatgatagaggagtgacgatagaggagtgatgatagaggagtggagaagtgatgatggagaagtgatgatggagaagtgatgatggaggagtgatgatagaggagtgatgatagaggagtgatgatggagaagtgatgatggaggagtaatgatagaggagtggagaagtgatgatggaggagtggtgatagaggagtgatgatagaggagtgatgatggaggagtgatgatagaggagtgatgttagaggagtgatgatagaggagtgatgatagaggagtggagaagtgatgatggagaagtgatgatggaggagtgatgatagaggagtgatgatggaggagtgatgatagaggagtgatgatggaggagtaatgatagaggagtggagaagtgatgatagaggagtgatgatagaggagtgatgatagaggagtgatgattgaggagtaatgatagaggagtgatgatggagaagtgatgatggaggagtaatgatagaggagtggagaagtgatgatggaggagtgatgatagaggagtcgaggagtgatgatggaggagtgatgatagaggagtggaggagtgatgatagaggagtggaggagtgatgatagaggagtggagaagtgatgatggagaagtgatgatggaggagtgatgatagaggagtgatgatggaggagtgatgatagaggagtgatgatggaggagtaatgatagaggagtggagaagtgatgatggaggagtgatgatagaggagtgattatagaggagtgatgatggagaagtgatgatggaggagtaatgatagaggagtggagaagtgatgatggaggagtgatgatagaggagtcgaggagtgatgatggaggagtgatgataaaggagtgatgatagaggagtgatgatggaggagtgatgatagaggagtgatgatggaggagtgatgatagaggagtgatgatagaggagtggagaagtgatgatggagaagtgatgatggaggagtgatgatagaggagtgatgatggaggagtaatgatagaggagtgataatggaggagtggagaagtgatgatggaggagtgatgatagaggagtggagaagtgatgatggaggagtaatgatagaggagtcgagaagtgatgatggaggagtgatgatagaggagtgatgatggaggagtgatgatggagaagtgatgatagaggagtgatgatggaggagtgatgatagaggagtgatgatggaggagtaatgatagaggagtgatgatggaggagtaatgatagaggagtggagaagtgatgatggaggagtgatgatgaaggagtgatgatagaggagtgacgatagaggagtggagaagtgatgatggagaagtgatgatagaggagtgatgatagaggagtgatgatagaggagtggagaagtgatgatggagaagtgatgatggaggagtgatgatagaggagtgatgatagaggagtgatgatggagaagtgatgatggaggagtaatgatagaggagtggagaagtgatgatggaggagtgatgatagaggagtgatgatagaggagtgatgatggagaagtgatgatggaggagtaatgatagaggagtggagaagtgatgatggaggagtgatgatagaggagtcgaggagtgatgatggaggagtgatgatagaggagtgatgatagaggagtgatgatggaggagtgatgatagaggagtgatgatagaggagtggagaagtgatgatggagaagtgatgatggaggagtgatgatagaggagtgatgatggaggagtaatgatagaggagtgataatggaggagtggagaagtgatgatggaggagtgatgatagaggagtggagaagtgatgatggaggagtaatgatagaggagtcgagaagtgatgatggaggagtgatgatagaggagtgatgatggaggagtgatgatggagaagtgatgatagaggagtgatgatggaggagtgatgatagaggagtgatgatggaggagtaatgatagaggagtgatgatggaggagtaatgatagaggagtggagaagtgatgatggaggagtgatgatggaggagtgatgatagaggagtgacgATAGAGTAGTGGATAAGAGATGATGGagaagtgatgatagaggagtgatgatagaggagtgatgatagaggagtgatgatagaggagtggagaagtgatgatggagaagtgatgatggaggagtgatgatagaggagtgatgatagaggagtgatgatggagaagtgatgatggaggagtaatgatagaggagtggagaagtgatgatggaggagtggtgatagaggagtgatgatagaggagtgatgatggaggagagatgatagaggagtgatgttagaggagtgatgatagaggagtggagaagtgatgatggagaagtgatgatggaggagtgatgatagaggagtgat
Encoded proteins:
- the LOC132134151 gene encoding C-type natriuretic peptide 2-like, giving the protein MVSSSSLNFSSPLHHTLLLLLIITVATQVEGRPSPRRPDAQVLQDLFGLKISSLLLAHPEVSEGSADEAPPPSRVFLELLGRHRKLQGRSRKGVARGCFGMKVDRIGVISGLGC